A single Nicotiana tabacum cultivar K326 chromosome 5, ASM71507v2, whole genome shotgun sequence DNA region contains:
- the LOC142180689 gene encoding uncharacterized protein LOC142180689: protein MDIGIVMKRKKRYAHGRPRIRWGTLTKDKARELEGRLFAMGAWKSSGDASTMWLTMANCVREVAREVLGVSKGFFGRHQGDWWWNDMVQGKVEANKVVYAKLVGSTSEEERRANRERYKVVRKEAKACGHGG, encoded by the coding sequence ATGGACATCGGCATTgtgatgaagaggaagaagaggtatGCTCATGGCCGACCGAGGATTAGATGGGGAACTTTAACCAAGGATAAGGCCCGAGAGTTGGAGGGGAGGTTATTCGCTATGGGTGCTTGGAAGAGTAGTGGAGACGCAAGCACTATGTGGTTAACGATGGCGAACTGTGTGAGGGAGGTGGCGAGAGAGGTGCTAGGTGTTTCGAAGGGTTTTTTTGGCAGGCAccaaggagactggtggtggaatgacatggtccaaggtaaagtggaggcGAATAAGGTAGTGTACGCGAAGTTGGTAGGGAGCACAAGCGAGGAGGAGAGGAGAGCGAATAGAGAGAGGTACAAAGTGGTTAGGAAAGAGGCAAAAGCTtgcggtcacggaggctaa